Proteins encoded together in one Saimiri boliviensis isolate mSaiBol1 chromosome Y, mSaiBol1.pri, whole genome shotgun sequence window:
- the LOC141583070 gene encoding heat shock transcription factor, Y-linked-like: MADISSETQDVSPKVKLTGSEASTRFLLGEDIFSEDSDLRSIIEENAFQVLSQGSLIKSPGYTVCVSELDKGNDFTSQTFPRKLWKIVESDQFKSISWDEDGTCIVIHEELFKKEILERKDPYRIFKAESIKSLVRQLNLYGFSKIRRNFQRSAFLADFLEEEKEVPIVSKLKVYCNPNFKRGYPQLLVKMKRRIGIRNASLVSTLFTEGFNKKHFRAGVDTDNHNSGLIAETSGEGSFSTSTNLNMPLIRKPSISQRIASLPDTTRSGFPPTPSSTSFGPTECIATNQNAILNQLASIHMQSHSTYIQANDHTFNCITTTPSQYQIISSSQNSLLELIVKPSTFPSRYPEVSINETPYPNLLPAGNLWLLGPMIADISADSAFKPAFHLSSLGK, from the exons atggcagATATTTCTTCAGAAACTCAAGATGTTTCTCCTAAAGTTAAATTGACTGGTTCAGAAGCTTCCACTAGGTTTCTGTTGGGTGAAGACATATTCTCTGAAGACTCCGACTTAAGGtcaataattgaagaaaatgcttttcagGTTTTGTCACAAGGATCCTTGATAAAAAGTCCAGGTTACACAGTTTGTGTCTCTGAGCTAGATAAGGGTAATGATTTTACTTCTCAGACTTTTCCcagaaaactttggaaaatagttgaaAGTGACCAGTTCAAGTCCATTTCATGGGATGAGGATGGAACTTGCATAGTGATTCATGAAGAacttttcaagaaagaaattctggaaagaaaagatccttacagaatatttaaagCTGAGAGTATAAAAAGCTTAGTTCGACAGCTCAACCTTTATGGATTCAGTAAAATTCGACGGAATTTTCAAAGATCTGCTTTTCTAGCAGAttttctggaagaagaaaaagaagtcccCATTGTAAGCaag ttAAAAGTCTATTGTAATCCAAATTTCAAACGTGGCTATCCTcaacttttagtaaaaatgaaaagaagaattggGATTAGAAATGCTTCTCTTGTGTCTACTTTATTCACTGAAGGTTTCAATAAGAAGCACTTTAGAGCAGGGGTTGACACAGATAATCATAATTCTGGATTAATTGCTGAAACTAGTGGAGAAGGATCATTTTCAACCTCTACAAATTTAAATATGCCTCTGATAAGAAAACCTTCCATCAGCCAAAGAATTGCCAGTTTGCCTGACACAACCAGAAGTGGCTTTCCTCCTACTCCATCTTCAACTTCATTTGGACCAACAGAATGCATTGCAACAaatcaaaatgctattttaaatcagTTGGCCAGTATTCATATGCAATCTCATAGCACCTACATACAAGCAAATGACCACACTTTTAATTGCATTACAACCACACCTTCTCAATACCAAATCATATCTTCCTCACAAAATAGTCTTTTGGAGTTGATAGTGAAACCATCAACTTTTCCAAGCAGATATCCTGAGGTGTCAATAAATGAGACTCCTTATCCTAACCTGCTACCAGCAGGCAACCTGTGGTTGCTAGGGCCCATGATAGCTGATATATCTGCTGACTCTGCTTTCAAGCCAGCTTTTCACCTATCTTCATTGGGAAAATAA